The Streptomyces sp. NBC_01353 genome contains a region encoding:
- a CDS encoding transposase produces MSTVSPQLTADLPTLMTARPPAARVKTPARRPEWNLPAAASDPEAVLNDLCDPLFRSLRRSDQRRRGKEYIQGLLSTRGRKSIRNMAALIGGSGTGQSLHHFICSSTWDWMPVRQAMSQYVIHNAPPQAWVARPMTIPKVGQHSVGVSRYFSPDEGQALNAQRAIGVWAVSDQVSAPLNWQLHLPQTWIKDGLRRNQASIPCEIEPETLSDCVLTACRELLTGWGLPSRPVVVDIGEADPLDTINGLRAEGIPSLVKVTGDLPLTVTDPGLTGHGAHLLPAADIMRAARNMRRPVQWREYDPQPMRRTSLVTAVQVGVAGSRTDGRLLLVGVEETDRRRPPELWLTDMPRDRAASVPQLSSFSRRVERSFDEVSSQVGIRDYVGRSYSGWHRHVTLASAAHTVAVLSAACAQPDRANQAS; encoded by the coding sequence ATGAGCACTGTCAGCCCGCAGTTGACAGCTGACTTGCCGACGCTGATGACAGCGCGTCCGCCCGCGGCCCGGGTCAAGACCCCCGCACGGCGGCCCGAGTGGAATCTGCCGGCGGCCGCCAGTGACCCCGAAGCGGTGCTGAACGACCTCTGCGACCCGCTCTTCCGGTCGCTGCGCCGCAGCGACCAGCGCCGAAGGGGCAAGGAGTACATCCAGGGGCTGCTGTCGACCAGGGGCCGCAAGTCGATACGCAACATGGCGGCGCTGATCGGCGGCAGCGGCACCGGCCAGAGCCTGCACCACTTCATCTGCAGCTCCACCTGGGACTGGATGCCGGTGCGTCAGGCGATGTCCCAGTACGTGATCCACAACGCTCCGCCGCAGGCGTGGGTGGCCCGCCCGATGACCATCCCCAAGGTCGGGCAGCACTCGGTGGGCGTCAGCCGGTACTTCTCCCCCGACGAGGGCCAGGCCCTCAACGCCCAGCGTGCGATCGGGGTGTGGGCGGTGTCCGACCAGGTGAGTGCACCGCTCAACTGGCAGCTGCACCTTCCGCAGACCTGGATCAAGGACGGGCTCCGCCGCAACCAGGCATCGATTCCCTGTGAGATCGAGCCCGAGACGCTCAGCGACTGTGTGCTCACCGCCTGCCGGGAGTTGCTGACCGGCTGGGGGCTGCCGTCCCGGCCGGTGGTCGTCGACATCGGCGAGGCCGACCCGCTCGACACCATCAACGGCCTGCGCGCCGAGGGGATCCCCTCGCTCGTCAAGGTCACCGGAGATCTGCCGCTCACCGTCACGGACCCCGGGCTCACCGGCCACGGCGCGCACCTGCTGCCCGCGGCCGACATCATGCGCGCCGCGCGCAACATGCGGCGTCCCGTCCAGTGGCGCGAGTACGACCCGCAGCCGATGCGCCGTACCAGCCTGGTCACCGCGGTACAGGTGGGCGTCGCGGGGTCGCGTACCGACGGCCGACTGCTCCTGGTCGGCGTCGAGGAGACGGACCGGCGGCGCCCGCCCGAGCTGTGGCTGACCGACATGCCCAGGGACCGGGCCGCCTCCGTACCGCAGTTGAGCAGTTTCTCGCGCCGGGTCGAGCGGTCCTTCGACGAAGTCAGCTCGCAGGTCGGCATCCGGGACTACGTCGGCCGCTCGTACAGCGGGTGGCACCGCCACGTCACTCTCGCCTCGGCCGCACACACGGTCGCCGTCCTGTCCGCCGCCTGCGCGCAGCCGGACCGGGCGAACCAGGCCTCCTGA
- a CDS encoding 3-deoxy-7-phosphoheptulonate synthase → MDNDLLDIRSRTALQQPGWDHDPRLAAVRAELAGRTPLVRADDVHRLKEALARVAEGTAHLVLAGDCAEDPAECTPGYVARKAGLLDVLAGTLKMVTHRPVVRVGRIAGQYAKPRSRATESLRDVELPVFRGHMVNGPEPDAAVRRPDPTRILDGYQAAAATMEYLGWPGAGGPPDIDADVWTSHEALLLDYEIPMLRRDATGRVLLGSTHWPWIGERTRQVDGAHVALLAGIVNPVACKVGPGMTPGELVALCERIDPDREPGRLTLIARMGAGVVAEVLPALVAAVRDAGHPAIWLTDPMHGNTVTTPAGLKTRFVETIVREVQQFQTAVRRSGGVAGGLHLETTPDHVTECVPNESCVDEVAEKYTSFCDPRLNPEQATAVVASWLG, encoded by the coding sequence GTGGACAACGATCTGCTGGACATCCGATCCCGTACGGCGCTTCAGCAGCCCGGCTGGGACCACGACCCGCGGCTGGCCGCGGTCCGTGCGGAACTCGCGGGCAGGACGCCGCTGGTCCGCGCCGACGACGTGCACCGGCTCAAGGAAGCGCTGGCCAGGGTGGCCGAGGGAACCGCGCACCTGGTGCTGGCCGGCGACTGCGCCGAGGACCCGGCCGAGTGCACGCCCGGCTATGTCGCCAGGAAGGCGGGACTGCTCGACGTACTGGCCGGCACCCTGAAGATGGTCACGCACCGGCCGGTCGTGCGGGTCGGGCGCATCGCCGGCCAGTACGCCAAGCCCCGGTCGCGTGCCACCGAGTCACTGAGGGACGTCGAACTGCCGGTCTTCCGTGGGCACATGGTCAACGGACCCGAGCCCGACGCGGCGGTCCGAAGGCCGGATCCCACGCGCATCCTGGACGGCTACCAGGCCGCCGCGGCGACGATGGAGTACCTCGGCTGGCCGGGCGCCGGAGGCCCGCCGGACATCGACGCCGACGTCTGGACCAGCCACGAGGCGCTGCTGCTCGACTACGAGATCCCCATGCTCCGCCGGGACGCGACGGGCCGGGTGCTGCTCGGTTCCACGCACTGGCCGTGGATCGGCGAACGGACCCGGCAGGTCGACGGCGCCCATGTCGCCCTGCTCGCGGGCATCGTCAACCCGGTGGCCTGCAAGGTCGGCCCCGGCATGACGCCCGGTGAACTGGTCGCGCTGTGCGAACGGATCGACCCCGACCGGGAGCCCGGCCGGCTCACCCTCATCGCCCGGATGGGCGCCGGTGTGGTGGCCGAGGTGCTCCCCGCCCTGGTGGCGGCCGTACGCGACGCAGGGCACCCGGCCATCTGGCTGACCGACCCCATGCACGGCAATACGGTCACCACCCCGGCCGGCCTCAAGACCCGGTTCGTGGAAACGATCGTGCGGGAGGTCCAGCAGTTCCAGACGGCCGTCCGCAGGTCGGGGGGTGTCGCGGGCGGGCTGCACCTGGAGACCACCCCCGACCACGTCACCGAGTGCGTTCCGAACGAGTCCTGCGTCGACGAGGTCGCCGAGAAGTACACGAGCTTCTGCGACCCGCGGCTCAATCCGGAGCAGGCGACGGCCGTGGTGGCGTCCTGGCTCGGATGA
- a CDS encoding 2,3-dihydro-2,3-dihydroxybenzoate dehydrogenase: MEGRTALVTGAAGGIGASVAGQLAGQGVTVAAVDRDSERLRETTEKLAADGLRVIPFAADVSSAAEVESVVDAVEKQLGPLDFLVNAAGVLRLGAVGELTEEDWRTTFGVNTTGVFLMSQAVVRRMTGRSRGAVVTVASNAAGTPRMEMAAYAASKAAATMFTKCLGVEVARYGIRCNVVAPGSTDTPMLRSMWHDESGPRKTVEGSLAAHRLGIPLEKVATPSDVADAVLFLLSDRASHITMHTLTVDGGATLGT; encoded by the coding sequence ATGGAAGGCAGGACAGCACTGGTGACCGGCGCGGCCGGCGGGATCGGTGCCTCGGTGGCCGGCCAACTCGCCGGGCAGGGCGTGACGGTCGCAGCCGTGGACCGGGACTCCGAGCGGTTGCGCGAGACGACGGAGAAGCTGGCCGCCGACGGCCTGAGGGTCATCCCCTTCGCGGCCGACGTCAGCTCGGCCGCCGAGGTCGAGTCCGTCGTGGACGCGGTGGAGAAGCAGCTGGGCCCGCTGGACTTCCTGGTCAACGCGGCGGGTGTACTGCGCCTGGGCGCCGTGGGCGAACTGACCGAGGAGGACTGGCGCACCACGTTCGGCGTCAACACGACGGGCGTCTTCCTCATGTCCCAGGCGGTGGTACGCAGGATGACGGGCCGCTCGCGCGGCGCCGTCGTCACCGTGGCGTCCAACGCCGCCGGCACGCCCCGCATGGAGATGGCCGCCTACGCGGCGTCCAAGGCCGCGGCGACGATGTTCACCAAGTGCCTGGGTGTGGAGGTGGCCAGGTACGGAATCCGCTGCAACGTGGTGGCGCCCGGCTCGACCGACACCCCCATGCTCAGGTCGATGTGGCACGACGAGAGCGGCCCGCGCAAGACCGTCGAAGGCTCGCTCGCCGCCCACCGGCTGGGCATCCCGCTGGAGAAGGTGGCCACCCCGTCGGACGTCGCCGACGCCGTCCTCTTCCTGCTCTCGGACCGGGCGTCGCACATCACGATGCACACCCTCACCGTGGACGGCGGAGCCACGCTCGGCACCTAG
- a CDS encoding DUF308 domain-containing protein, giving the protein MTVSPGTPPQYTQRDPEDVLKQLGSSWHWALGFALATLIPGILVLVWPDETLHVLAVIIGLQLLVAGGFRFVAAFSHSSDRGGSRLAGVLIATLALLAGVLVLRHPMQTIGALSLIVGVFWLLTGVLTAYVAIADRALVHRGLLFGMGALGTVAGIVVLCFPVDSAVALTRLLGLWLVLLGVFEVVMAFALRSATRRITPTPPG; this is encoded by the coding sequence ATGACCGTTTCCCCCGGAACGCCACCGCAGTACACGCAACGCGACCCCGAGGACGTCCTCAAGCAGCTCGGAAGCTCATGGCACTGGGCACTCGGCTTCGCCCTTGCGACACTGATCCCAGGCATCCTGGTGCTCGTCTGGCCCGACGAGACGCTGCACGTCCTGGCCGTGATCATCGGTCTGCAACTCCTGGTGGCGGGTGGCTTCCGTTTCGTCGCTGCCTTCTCGCACAGCAGTGACCGGGGCGGCAGCAGACTGGCGGGCGTCCTGATCGCCACGCTGGCGCTCCTGGCAGGCGTCCTGGTGCTGCGGCATCCGATGCAGACCATCGGCGCGCTGTCCCTGATCGTCGGGGTGTTCTGGCTGCTGACCGGAGTGCTCACGGCGTACGTCGCGATCGCCGACCGCGCGCTCGTGCATCGCGGCCTGCTCTTCGGCATGGGCGCCCTCGGCACCGTCGCCGGAATCGTCGTGCTCTGCTTCCCGGTGGACTCTGCGGTCGCCCTGACGCGACTGTTGGGACTCTGGCTCGTCCTGCTCGGCGTATTCGAAGTGGTGATGGCCTTCGCGCTGCGCTCCGCCACCCGCCGGATCACGCCCACGCCTCCAGGGTGA
- a CDS encoding type II toxin-antitoxin system Phd/YefM family antitoxin, with the protein MTQPLPIESIRDVRAHLAEVVERADRDDVPTVITRRGKEVAAVVSIEVLRKYQEWEEREINRIIDERMANPARGIPIEDIMRETLARGE; encoded by the coding sequence ATGACGCAGCCGCTGCCCATAGAGTCCATCCGCGATGTGCGTGCTCACCTCGCCGAGGTCGTGGAACGCGCCGATCGCGACGACGTACCCACAGTGATCACGCGCCGGGGCAAGGAAGTCGCCGCCGTCGTGTCCATCGAGGTGCTGCGCAAGTACCAGGAATGGGAAGAGCGCGAGATCAACCGGATCATCGACGAGCGCATGGCCAACCCCGCACGCGGCATCCCGATCGAGGACATCATGAGGGAGACGCTGGCACGCGGTGAGTGA
- a CDS encoding type II toxin-antitoxin system RelE/ParE family toxin yields the protein MSEYRTVFRPEAQAELRKIPRDMALRILAKLTELETDPLGFNTTALVSQPERRRLRVGDYRVVYTIDNGELVIWVVHGGHRSTVHET from the coding sequence GTGAGTGAGTACCGAACCGTCTTCCGCCCCGAGGCGCAGGCCGAACTCCGGAAGATCCCCCGCGACATGGCGCTGCGCATCCTGGCCAAGCTGACCGAGCTGGAGACCGACCCCCTCGGCTTCAACACCACCGCGCTGGTGTCCCAGCCCGAACGTCGCCGCCTGCGCGTCGGTGACTACCGCGTCGTCTACACGATCGACAATGGGGAGCTGGTGATCTGGGTCGTTCACGGCGGACACCGATCCACCGTTCACGAGACCTGA